One Gemmatimonadota bacterium DNA window includes the following coding sequences:
- a CDS encoding extradiol ring-cleavage dioxygenase, whose amino-acid sequence MKILDIRHVGLLSPATPTHAKFYLEAWGLGSAGEDRHARYFRGASTEHYILSLHAAKRPGLHHLAFSVDGCEAVDGAATELERRGITIVAPPGVLDEPGGGYGLRFLDPENRCIELSAGVARHANGGADANGGSDANGGSGEHDGPRRLCHVGLNTPRFEQTVAFYTDVLGFRVSDWIEDQMVFLRCGRRHHVVVFTRADHASVNHVAYGMSGVDALMRRVSNLRDRGQEPDWGPGRHGPGNNIFCYYKDPAGYVNECSSDLACIEDEATHEPAVWRRVPETMDYWGTAEAPGSGVRKAMAGDPDPGWTAQGLVEE is encoded by the coding sequence ATGAAGATCCTGGACATCCGCCACGTGGGGTTGCTGTCACCCGCGACCCCGACCCACGCGAAGTTCTACCTCGAGGCCTGGGGACTCGGCTCGGCCGGCGAGGACCGGCACGCACGGTATTTCCGAGGAGCGTCGACCGAGCATTACATTCTCAGTCTGCATGCGGCGAAACGGCCTGGGCTGCACCACCTGGCCTTCAGCGTTGACGGATGCGAGGCGGTCGACGGGGCGGCAACCGAGCTCGAACGCCGGGGAATCACCATCGTGGCCCCTCCGGGCGTCCTGGACGAACCCGGCGGCGGGTACGGGCTGCGATTCCTGGACCCGGAAAACCGCTGCATCGAACTGTCGGCCGGCGTGGCCCGACACGCGAACGGCGGGGCCGATGCGAACGGCGGATCCGATGCGAACGGCGGGTCCGGCGAGCACGATGGACCCCGCCGGTTGTGCCACGTGGGTCTCAACACGCCGCGGTTCGAGCAGACCGTGGCGTTCTATACCGATGTGCTCGGATTCCGGGTCTCGGACTGGATCGAGGACCAGATGGTCTTCCTGCGATGCGGCCGGAGACATCACGTCGTCGTGTTCACTCGCGCGGATCACGCATCGGTCAACCACGTCGCGTACGGGATGTCCGGCGTGGACGCCTTGATGAGAAGGGTCTCCAACCTTCGTGACCGGGGGCAGGAACCCGACTGGGGGCCGGGACGTCACGGCCCCGGCAACAACATCTTCTGCTACTACAAGGATCCGGCCGGATACGTGAACGAATGCTCCAGCGACCTGGCGTGCATCGAAGACGAAGCAACGCACGAACCCGCGGTGTGGCGAAGAGTGCCGGAAACGATGGATTACTGGGGTACGGCTGAGGCGCCCGGTTCCGGCGTTCGGAAGGCGATGGCCGGCGACCCGGATCCCGGCTGGACGGCACAGGGCCTCGTCGAGGAATGA
- a CDS encoding YciI family protein, whose product MFFVVSATHKAEMAQERLRLQESFAAYIHDSTHHPDVTVHHGGQTLSEGDRSVTGFVLVLEAPSIEVARAFVEGSPYAQAGTFAESHVRPWNWLTGRPG is encoded by the coding sequence ATGTTTTTCGTAGTCTCTGCGACACATAAGGCGGAAATGGCACAGGAAAGGCTTCGTCTACAGGAATCATTTGCCGCCTACATTCACGATTCCACCCATCATCCCGATGTGACCGTACATCACGGCGGGCAAACGCTCAGTGAGGGTGACCGGTCCGTCACCGGTTTCGTCCTCGTGCTCGAGGCGCCCTCTATCGAGGTAGCACGGGCATTTGTCGAAGGCAGTCCCTATGCCCAGGCGGGCACCTTCGCCGAGTCTCACGTCCGCCCATGGAACTGGTTGACCGGACGGCCCGGCTGA
- a CDS encoding menaquinone biosynthesis decarboxylase — protein sequence MAHKDLNTFVDLLREEGELKEITAEIDPELEISAIADRVVKQNGPALLFTNVKGHSGIPVLINTFGSKRRMELALSTEDLNDIAAEIADLINPQVPASLAGKLQLLPRLARLKDTQSRTVRNGPCQEIVETDAASLDSIPVIKCWPGDGGRYITFPQVITKHPGKDTRNVGMYRLQVFDEKTLGLHWQRHKGGAHHYRVAEEMGKRLEVAIVLGPDPETMYAATAPLPDEIDEYMLAGFLRRQPVQLVKCHTVDLEVPANAQIVLEGYAEPHERRVEGPFGDHQGYYSLPDEYPVFHLTAITRRKDAIYPTTIVGPPPQEDGWLGKATERIFLPLLKTTLPEIVDIDLPVEGIFHNLAIVSIDKRYPGHARKVMHALWGLGQMMFTKVIIVVDKDVDVHNMREVAWRVGVAIDPKRDLLISEGPCDVLDFAAQTADVSGKLGIDATEKWPDEGFDRGWPEILRMPEEVDRRIDKLWPELDL from the coding sequence ATGGCTCACAAAGACTTAAATACGTTCGTCGATCTGCTTCGGGAAGAAGGTGAGTTGAAGGAAATCACTGCGGAGATCGATCCCGAGCTGGAGATCAGCGCCATCGCGGACCGCGTGGTCAAGCAGAACGGGCCGGCATTGCTCTTCACCAACGTAAAAGGCCATTCCGGCATACCCGTGCTAATCAATACCTTCGGGTCGAAACGCCGCATGGAGCTGGCCCTGAGTACCGAGGACCTGAACGACATCGCGGCCGAAATCGCCGACCTGATCAATCCCCAGGTGCCCGCCTCCCTTGCGGGAAAGCTCCAGCTCCTGCCCCGGCTCGCCCGGTTGAAGGATACCCAGAGCAGGACCGTGCGCAACGGCCCCTGTCAGGAAATAGTCGAGACCGACGCGGCGTCTCTCGATAGCATTCCGGTCATCAAGTGCTGGCCCGGCGACGGTGGAAGGTACATCACCTTTCCCCAGGTCATTACGAAACACCCTGGGAAGGACACGCGGAACGTGGGCATGTACCGGCTCCAGGTCTTCGACGAGAAAACCCTGGGGCTTCACTGGCAACGGCACAAGGGCGGCGCCCATCACTACCGCGTCGCGGAGGAGATGGGCAAGCGGCTGGAGGTCGCCATCGTGCTTGGACCGGATCCGGAAACCATGTACGCCGCGACGGCGCCCCTGCCCGACGAGATCGATGAGTACATGCTGGCCGGATTCCTTCGCAGGCAACCGGTCCAGCTGGTGAAGTGCCACACGGTGGACCTGGAGGTGCCGGCCAACGCCCAGATCGTCCTTGAGGGGTACGCCGAACCCCATGAACGGCGCGTGGAAGGGCCCTTCGGAGATCACCAGGGCTACTACTCGCTGCCCGACGAGTACCCCGTGTTCCACCTTACCGCCATCACGCGGAGAAAAGACGCCATCTACCCGACGACCATCGTCGGACCGCCGCCGCAGGAAGACGGGTGGCTCGGGAAGGCCACCGAACGCATCTTTCTCCCGCTGCTCAAGACCACCCTGCCGGAAATCGTGGACATCGACCTGCCCGTCGAAGGCATCTTCCACAACCTGGCCATCGTATCCATCGACAAGCGCTATCCCGGCCACGCCCGGAAGGTGATGCACGCCCTCTGGGGCCTGGGCCAGATGATGTTCACCAAGGTGATAATCGTTGTGGACAAGGACGTGGACGTGCATAATATGCGGGAAGTCGCCTGGCGGGTCGGCGTCGCCATCGATCCGAAGCGGGACCTGCTGATCAGCGAGGGGCCCTGCGACGTCCTGGATTTCGCCGCGCAGACCGCCGACGTGAGCGGCAAGCTGGGCATCGACGCCACCGAGAAATGGCCGGACGAGGGATTCGACCGGGGATGGCCGGAAATCCTGCGCATGCCCGAAGAAGTCGACCGGCGCATAGACAAGCTCTGGCCGGAACTGGATCTGTAA
- a CDS encoding aminotransferase class V-fold PLP-dependent enzyme, whose translation MPGYCMPNVYERIGVRPIINASGPSTRLSGGIMDPEVADAMHEASQYCVDIAELQARASELIAEITGAEAGYVTSGAAAGLLLGTAACVTGPDPGKMNRLPDTEGMKNEVIMSRSQRNFYDHAIRSVGVKLVEVGIADRYSGAGVRDTEAWEIADAITERTAAVCYVAHPRALPPLEEVVEVAHAHNVPVIVDAAGQLPPRSNLQAYISMGADLVAFSGGKAIGGPQGSGILCGRRDLIMCVALQHLDMDVLKPQWNPPESLIDKSILPGAPHHGIGRPCKVGKEQIVGLLTALERFAGEHLEARAAAWRDRMDELVAATGETPGCRFTIDTDSRPSEVPMAVLKLDESVAGKTALDVVLALQEGDPPIQANTGRVSEGIVLFGPVCLKAGEPERVAQRLREILGA comes from the coding sequence ATGCCAGGGTATTGCATGCCCAACGTTTACGAACGCATCGGCGTACGGCCGATCATCAACGCTTCGGGGCCGTCCACCCGTCTCAGCGGCGGCATCATGGATCCCGAAGTCGCCGACGCCATGCACGAGGCGTCGCAGTACTGCGTCGACATCGCCGAACTCCAGGCCCGTGCGAGCGAGTTAATCGCGGAGATCACCGGGGCGGAAGCGGGATACGTCACCTCCGGCGCGGCGGCGGGACTCCTCCTGGGCACCGCGGCCTGCGTCACCGGTCCGGACCCCGGCAAGATGAACCGGCTGCCGGACACGGAGGGCATGAAGAACGAAGTCATCATGTCCCGCAGCCAGCGGAATTTCTACGACCACGCGATCCGGTCCGTCGGCGTAAAGCTCGTCGAAGTAGGGATCGCGGACCGCTACAGTGGGGCCGGCGTTCGGGACACCGAAGCGTGGGAGATTGCCGATGCCATCACGGAGCGCACGGCGGCCGTTTGCTACGTCGCCCATCCCCGCGCCCTGCCTCCCCTGGAAGAAGTCGTCGAAGTCGCCCACGCCCACAACGTACCGGTGATCGTCGACGCCGCCGGACAGTTACCGCCACGGTCGAACCTGCAGGCATACATCTCCATGGGCGCCGACCTCGTGGCCTTCAGCGGCGGAAAGGCCATCGGCGGTCCCCAGGGTTCGGGGATTCTCTGCGGCCGCCGGGACCTCATCATGTGCGTGGCGCTACAACACCTGGACATGGACGTACTGAAACCGCAGTGGAATCCACCGGAATCCCTCATCGACAAGTCAATCCTGCCCGGCGCGCCTCATCACGGCATCGGGAGACCCTGCAAGGTCGGCAAGGAACAAATCGTGGGCCTGCTGACCGCGCTGGAGCGCTTTGCCGGTGAACACCTGGAAGCGCGCGCGGCGGCGTGGCGGGACCGCATGGATGAACTCGTGGCCGCCACAGGGGAGACTCCCGGTTGCCGGTTCACGATCGATACCGACAGCAGGCCCAGCGAGGTACCGATGGCCGTGCTGAAACTTGACGAGTCCGTGGCGGGCAAGACCGCCCTGGACGTGGTCCTCGCACTGCAGGAGGGCGATCCTCCCATCCAGGCCAATACCGGGAGAGTCTCGGAAGGGATCGTGCTCTTCGGCCCGGTCTGCCTCAAAGCGGGCGAACCGGAACGGGTGGCCCAGAGGCTGAGGGAGATCCTGGGCGCGTGA
- a CDS encoding S1 RNA-binding domain-containing protein, giving the protein MSDETHITKISGELGIRPEQVEAVARLLDEEATVPFIARYRKERTGSLDEVAVTAIRDRIGQLRELEKRRTSILASLKDRALLTDELESKVRAAETLTVLEDTYLPYRPKRRTRATAARERGLEPLAKRIFEQGEMDLEAEAAPFVDPEKKVDTAEDALSGARDIIAEWINEDTTARSALRRLFQEKAVIRSTVVAEKESSGIKFRDYFDWSETAVKAPSHRVLAMRRGEKEDVLRMTIAPPEGEAIARLEELFVKGEGPASEQVRLAVTDGYRRLLSLSLETELRSLVRQKAEQEATLVFARNLRELLMAPPLGRRRIMAVDPGFRTGCKVVCLDEQGKLMDRASIFPHSGDKKKERAARIVRTLHEQYEFDAIAVGNGTAGRETTQFLRTIGLAGDPSIVLVNESGASVYSASAEARQEFPRLDVTVRGAISIGRRLMDPLAELVKIDPKSIGVGQYQHDVDQAALKKSLDDVVTSCVNNVGVEVNTASAQLLSYVSGIGPALAKHIVAHREKAGPFVSRTDLQQVPNLGPRAFEQAAGFLRIGNAENPLDASAVHPESYEIVDRMASDQSCSVKELMDDSAVRGRIELDTYVNDTVGLPTLEDILEELARPGRDPREEFKPVQYTEGVNSIDEVKEGMRLNGVVTNVTNFGAFVDVGVHLDGLVHISQLVDRYVKHAGEAVKVGQLVEVRVLGVDHERNRISLSMREGKERGNGKPERRRRRRPSKRRQDGQTDGGNVKAAERTSADGQAEATEKGDPSVKADSTSKAQDAGKTEASGKVVSRKNRRKKPSNRKSTGQRSSSANKVLTVDHLLKLNRKL; this is encoded by the coding sequence ATGAGTGACGAAACGCACATCACGAAGATATCCGGTGAACTGGGGATCCGGCCCGAGCAGGTGGAAGCCGTCGCGCGCCTGCTGGACGAAGAGGCCACGGTCCCCTTCATCGCCCGTTACCGCAAGGAAAGGACCGGTTCGCTCGACGAGGTGGCCGTTACGGCGATACGCGACCGGATCGGACAGCTCCGGGAACTGGAGAAGCGCCGGACCTCGATCCTTGCCTCCCTGAAGGACCGCGCCCTGCTCACGGACGAGCTGGAATCGAAGGTGCGCGCCGCGGAAACCCTGACCGTACTGGAAGATACCTACCTTCCCTACCGGCCGAAACGGCGCACGCGGGCCACGGCTGCCCGGGAAAGGGGCCTGGAACCCCTGGCGAAGCGCATCTTCGAGCAGGGGGAAATGGATCTGGAAGCCGAAGCCGCTCCCTTCGTCGATCCGGAGAAGAAAGTCGATACCGCCGAGGACGCCCTGTCCGGCGCGCGCGACATCATCGCCGAATGGATCAATGAAGATACGACGGCACGGTCGGCCCTGCGCCGGCTGTTCCAAGAAAAGGCGGTCATCCGGTCCACGGTGGTCGCGGAGAAGGAATCGTCGGGTATCAAGTTCCGGGACTATTTCGACTGGTCCGAGACGGCGGTGAAAGCGCCTTCTCACCGCGTGCTCGCCATGCGGCGCGGCGAGAAAGAAGACGTGCTGCGAATGACCATTGCCCCGCCGGAAGGCGAGGCGATTGCGCGACTCGAGGAGCTCTTCGTCAAGGGAGAAGGTCCCGCGTCCGAACAGGTCCGCCTGGCCGTTACCGACGGCTACCGCCGCCTGCTCTCGCTCTCCCTCGAAACGGAGTTGAGGTCCCTTGTCCGGCAGAAGGCCGAGCAGGAGGCGACTCTCGTTTTCGCGCGGAACCTGCGGGAGCTGCTGATGGCGCCTCCCCTGGGCCGCCGCCGCATCATGGCGGTCGACCCCGGTTTCCGCACGGGCTGCAAGGTCGTGTGTCTCGACGAACAGGGCAAACTGATGGACCGGGCCAGCATCTTTCCTCATTCCGGGGACAAGAAGAAGGAAAGGGCGGCACGGATCGTGCGGACCCTGCACGAGCAGTACGAATTCGATGCTATCGCCGTGGGCAACGGGACAGCCGGACGGGAGACCACCCAGTTCCTCCGTACGATCGGGCTTGCCGGTGATCCGTCCATCGTGCTCGTGAACGAAAGCGGCGCTTCGGTCTACTCGGCGTCTGCCGAGGCCCGGCAGGAATTCCCGCGGTTGGACGTCACGGTACGCGGGGCGATTTCCATCGGCCGCCGGCTCATGGATCCCCTGGCCGAGCTGGTCAAGATCGATCCCAAGTCCATAGGCGTCGGGCAGTACCAGCACGACGTCGACCAGGCAGCGCTGAAGAAGAGCCTGGACGACGTGGTGACGAGTTGCGTGAACAACGTCGGCGTCGAGGTAAACACGGCGAGCGCTCAACTCCTTTCCTACGTGTCCGGCATTGGGCCCGCGCTGGCGAAGCACATCGTGGCCCACCGGGAGAAAGCGGGTCCCTTCGTCTCGAGGACGGATCTGCAGCAGGTGCCGAACCTCGGTCCGAGGGCCTTCGAGCAGGCCGCGGGTTTCCTGAGAATCGGGAACGCCGAGAACCCCCTGGACGCCAGTGCCGTGCACCCCGAGAGCTATGAAATCGTGGACCGGATGGCTTCCGATCAAAGTTGCAGCGTCAAGGAGCTCATGGACGATTCAGCGGTCCGCGGCCGTATCGAGCTCGATACCTACGTGAACGATACCGTGGGGCTGCCTACGCTCGAAGATATCCTGGAAGAACTGGCGCGGCCCGGGCGCGACCCCCGCGAGGAGTTCAAGCCCGTCCAGTACACCGAAGGGGTAAATAGCATCGATGAAGTCAAGGAGGGGATGCGGCTCAACGGCGTCGTGACCAACGTCACGAACTTCGGCGCCTTCGTGGACGTCGGGGTCCACCTCGATGGGCTCGTGCACATCAGCCAGCTCGTGGACCGGTATGTCAAGCATGCCGGCGAAGCCGTCAAGGTGGGGCAACTGGTCGAGGTGCGGGTGCTTGGCGTAGACCACGAACGAAACCGGATCTCGCTGTCGATGCGGGAGGGCAAGGAACGTGGCAACGGGAAGCCCGAGCGCCGGCGAAGGCGCCGGCCATCGAAGCGCCGGCAGGATGGGCAGACCGACGGCGGGAATGTGAAGGCGGCGGAGCGCACGAGTGCGGACGGGCAGGCGGAAGCAACCGAAAAGGGAGATCCGTCCGTGAAGGCAGACTCGACCTCGAAGGCACAAGACGCCGGGAAGACCGAAGCGTCCGGGAAAGTAGTCTCACGAAAGAACCGGAGAAAAAAACCCTCGAATCGGAAGTCGACCGGCCAACGAAGTTCCTCAGCCAACAAGGTCCTGACCGTCGATCACCTGCTCAAGCTGAACCGTAAGTTGTAA
- a CDS encoding restriction endonuclease, translating into MAMKSITKPPTHIELFNPTIKALRSLGGSGSIDEIAETVLQQLELPDEIVNQLHGEGPRTEVEYRLAWSRTYLKRFGILDNSSRGVWSLTPLGLENEEVDPEEVTTHYQDYYLSKQRNRGKKNRPNEKQGDLTLPIVIPKEDDKWREDFLDLLLNLSPDTFERLCQRLLRESGFIEVEVTGRSGDGGIDGHGIIRLVGLVSFPVLFQCKRYKGTVSPNQVRDFRGAMTGRADKGLIITTGGFTREARREATREGAPPIDLIDGDHLIDILMKLELGVSVRKVEVVEINNEWFEKI; encoded by the coding sequence ATGGCAATGAAATCCATAACGAAACCACCTACACATATCGAGTTGTTTAACCCTACAATAAAGGCACTTCGATCGTTGGGAGGGAGTGGTTCAATAGACGAAATCGCTGAAACTGTGCTTCAGCAGTTGGAGTTGCCAGATGAAATCGTCAATCAGTTGCACGGCGAAGGACCACGGACTGAAGTTGAATACCGCCTCGCTTGGTCTCGTACCTACTTAAAACGATTCGGGATTCTCGATAACTCTTCCAGGGGAGTTTGGTCATTAACACCATTAGGTTTGGAGAATGAAGAAGTGGACCCGGAAGAGGTCACCACTCACTATCAAGATTACTATTTGTCCAAGCAACGTAATCGTGGAAAAAAGAACCGACCCAACGAAAAGCAGGGTGATCTTACCCTACCAATTGTAATTCCCAAAGAAGATGACAAGTGGCGGGAAGACTTTCTTGATTTATTGCTGAATCTATCGCCAGATACGTTTGAACGGTTATGTCAGAGGTTACTTCGCGAGTCAGGATTTATAGAAGTTGAAGTTACTGGTCGCTCTGGAGATGGAGGGATTGATGGCCATGGGATAATCCGATTGGTAGGACTCGTCAGTTTTCCTGTTCTTTTTCAGTGTAAGCGCTACAAAGGAACAGTCTCGCCAAATCAAGTTAGGGATTTTCGTGGTGCAATGACTGGGCGTGCTGACAAAGGGCTGATAATTACGACAGGTGGTTTTACCCGAGAAGCTCGACGTGAAGCAACACGAGAAGGGGCACCACCGATCGATTTGATCGATGGCGATCACCTAATCGATATTTTAATGAAACTGGAACTCGGCGTGAGTGTTAGGAAAGTGGAAGTTGTAGAGATAAACAACGAGTGGTTTGAGAAAATCTAG
- a CDS encoding MoaD/ThiS family protein, with translation MATIYIPSLMRDLTGGKEIIHVEGADMRQIIANLETAYPGFKQRLLEEGTQRIKPNIAVMIDGRNARRILLDKVNEKSEIHFLPAISGG, from the coding sequence ATGGCCACCATCTACATCCCGTCCCTCATGCGCGACCTGACCGGCGGCAAGGAGATCATCCACGTCGAAGGGGCCGACATGCGTCAGATCATCGCCAACCTGGAGACGGCCTACCCGGGTTTTAAGCAGAGACTGCTGGAGGAAGGGACGCAGCGGATCAAACCCAACATCGCGGTCATGATCGACGGCCGGAACGCCCGTCGCATCCTGCTCGACAAGGTGAACGAGAAAAGCGAGATCCACTTCCTGCCCGCGATCAGCGGGGGATAA
- a CDS encoding xanthine dehydrogenase family protein molybdopterin-binding subunit, which yields MSQNGHKVIGTRPIRHDGVDKVTGRAIYGADIQLTGLLHGAIKRSPHPHARIKNIDTSRAEAHPGVRAVVTAHDLPQIADKLADLGEAIVNLRDASNNVLAYGKVLYKGHAVAGVAAINLHVAQEAVELIDVEYEVLPHVTGVLEAMEDGAPILHEDMKTTSMGEETDKVSNVANHFQHKMGEPDDGFAEADVVIEREFTTQTVHQGYIETHNATAHWNEEGQLTIWTSTQGAFSVRDQMAEILQMPVSKVKIVPLEIGGGFGGKISVYLDPVAALLSKRTGHPVKMTMTRDEVFEGTGPTPGSYLKVKMGATSDGRLTAATAYMAYEAGAYPGSPVGAGAGCIFTPYDIPNVQIDGYDVCVNKPKTNAYRAPGATNAAYATETVVDEISEKLGVDPLEFRVKNGAKEGTRRADGPVHPRIGCIETTEAALNSEHYRSSLAKSGNGKVRGRGVASGYWFNFNGGRSAISVSINPDGTINMLEGSTDIGGTRASIAMQLAETIGLEATDIKPYVVDTDSIGYTDVTGGSRTTFGTGYAAHATGQALIREMKERASKLWDVPADAIDFEDGVFSYRDDAEKRGSFKELASQAGDAGGPVVAQVSTNPDGSGGGAFATHVVDVEIDKETGKVDILRYTAVQDAGTAIHPSYVEGQMQGGVVQGIGWGLNEEYIYNDDGSMTNASFLDYRMPTTLDLPMIETIIVEVPNESHPYGVRGVGEVPIVPPPAALANAIYDATGVRLRDLPMSPPRVQKALAENGG from the coding sequence GTGTCACAAAACGGACATAAGGTCATCGGCACCCGTCCGATTCGCCATGACGGGGTGGACAAGGTCACCGGCCGGGCGATCTACGGCGCCGATATCCAGCTGACGGGACTGCTGCACGGCGCCATCAAGCGCAGCCCCCATCCCCACGCGCGGATCAAGAACATCGACACCAGCCGCGCGGAGGCCCATCCGGGCGTGCGGGCCGTCGTCACCGCCCACGACCTTCCGCAGATCGCGGATAAACTCGCCGACCTGGGCGAGGCGATCGTCAACTTGCGCGACGCCAGCAACAACGTTCTGGCCTACGGCAAGGTCCTGTACAAGGGGCATGCCGTCGCCGGCGTAGCGGCGATCAATCTGCACGTGGCGCAGGAGGCGGTGGAACTGATCGACGTAGAGTACGAAGTGCTGCCCCACGTCACGGGCGTGCTGGAAGCCATGGAGGACGGCGCGCCGATCCTGCACGAGGACATGAAAACCACGTCCATGGGCGAGGAGACGGACAAGGTCAGCAACGTCGCCAACCACTTCCAGCACAAGATGGGCGAACCGGACGACGGTTTCGCGGAAGCCGACGTGGTGATCGAACGGGAGTTCACGACCCAGACCGTCCACCAGGGCTACATCGAGACCCACAACGCCACGGCCCACTGGAATGAAGAAGGCCAGCTCACGATCTGGACGAGCACGCAGGGCGCTTTCTCGGTACGGGACCAGATGGCCGAGATCCTCCAGATGCCCGTTTCGAAGGTCAAGATCGTGCCCCTCGAGATCGGCGGCGGCTTCGGCGGCAAGATCTCCGTCTACCTGGACCCGGTCGCTGCGCTGCTGTCGAAGCGGACCGGGCACCCGGTCAAGATGACCATGACCCGGGACGAGGTCTTCGAGGGAACGGGACCGACGCCGGGCTCCTACCTGAAGGTCAAGATGGGCGCCACCAGCGACGGCCGGCTCACGGCCGCCACGGCCTACATGGCCTACGAGGCCGGCGCCTACCCCGGATCGCCGGTCGGCGCGGGCGCGGGCTGCATCTTCACGCCCTACGACATACCCAACGTCCAGATCGACGGGTACGACGTGTGCGTGAACAAGCCCAAGACGAACGCCTACCGTGCGCCGGGCGCCACCAACGCGGCCTACGCCACCGAAACCGTCGTGGACGAGATCAGCGAGAAGCTCGGCGTGGACCCGCTCGAGTTCCGGGTGAAGAACGGCGCGAAGGAAGGCACCCGCCGGGCCGACGGTCCCGTGCACCCGCGTATCGGCTGCATCGAGACTACGGAAGCCGCCCTCAACAGCGAACACTACAGGTCTTCCCTCGCGAAGTCGGGGAACGGCAAGGTCCGCGGCCGGGGCGTCGCTTCCGGTTACTGGTTCAACTTCAATGGCGGCCGGTCGGCCATTTCCGTGAGCATCAATCCCGACGGCACCATCAACATGCTGGAGGGTTCCACGGATATCGGCGGGACGAGAGCCTCCATCGCCATGCAGCTTGCCGAGACCATCGGCCTCGAGGCCACCGACATCAAGCCCTACGTCGTGGATACGGACTCGATCGGCTATACCGACGTGACCGGCGGCAGCCGCACGACCTTCGGAACGGGCTACGCCGCCCATGCCACGGGGCAGGCCCTCATTCGTGAGATGAAGGAACGGGCGTCCAAACTCTGGGACGTGCCCGCCGACGCCATCGACTTCGAGGACGGGGTCTTTTCCTACCGGGATGACGCGGAGAAGCGGGGCAGCTTCAAGGAACTGGCGAGCCAGGCCGGCGATGCCGGCGGTCCCGTGGTCGCCCAGGTCAGTACGAATCCCGACGGCAGCGGAGGCGGCGCTTTTGCCACCCACGTGGTCGACGTGGAGATCGACAAAGAAACGGGCAAGGTGGACATACTCCGGTACACCGCGGTCCAGGACGCCGGAACGGCCATTCACCCGAGCTACGTGGAAGGACAGATGCAGGGCGGCGTGGTCCAGGGCATCGGCTGGGGCCTGAACGAGGAGTACATCTACAACGACGACGGTTCCATGACCAATGCCAGTTTCCTGGATTACCGCATGCCCACGACCCTCGACCTGCCCATGATCGAGACCATCATCGTGGAAGTGCCCAACGAGTCCCATCCCTACGGCGTACGGGGCGTCGGCGAAGTGCCGATCGTACCGCCGCCGGCCGCCCTCGCCAACGCCATCTACGACGCGACGGGCGTGAGGCTGCGCGACCTGCCCATGTCGCCGCCTCGGGTCCAGAAGGCCCTGGCGGAAAACGGCGGGTAG
- a CDS encoding (2Fe-2S)-binding protein, whose translation MSKKVHVQTTINGEAVDFLCEPRNSLLEVLRDDLDLTGAKEGCNNGNCGACNVIMDGRLVNSCCVLGVEADGCEITTIEGIGSAANLHPLQQKFLEHAALQCGICTPGFIVSAKALLDENPNPTEDEVRYWLAGNLCRCTGYDKIVRAVLDARNGA comes from the coding sequence ATGTCGAAAAAAGTACACGTACAGACCACTATAAACGGAGAAGCCGTCGATTTCCTCTGCGAACCGCGCAACAGCCTGCTCGAAGTGCTGCGCGACGACCTGGATCTCACCGGCGCCAAGGAAGGATGCAACAACGGCAACTGCGGGGCATGCAACGTGATCATGGACGGCAGGCTGGTCAACTCCTGCTGCGTGCTGGGGGTCGAAGCCGACGGATGCGAGATCACGACTATCGAAGGCATCGGTTCCGCCGCCAACCTCCATCCGCTGCAGCAAAAGTTCCTGGAGCACGCAGCGCTGCAATGCGGAATATGCACGCCAGGATTCATCGTTTCCGCCAAGGCGCTGCTGGACGAGAACCCGAACCCCACAGAAGACGAGGTGCGTTACTGGCTGGCTGGCAATCTGTGCCGCTGCACGGGATACGACAAGATCGTCCGCGCGGTCCTGGACGCCAGGAACGGCGCCTGA